The Vitis vinifera cultivar Pinot Noir 40024 chromosome 18, ASM3070453v1 region attgtttttagttgaCTGATCCAATTAATGCTCGACTGCCTTATATGCTGACCAAGTGTAAAAATTTTGTTGGCTAATGTGAGTGCAATTGTTTTCTTTGTAGCACCAGATAAATATTAGGTATGCTTGGATAGAAAGAACTTTGCAGTAGCTTTCCTAGAAGATAATGGTTACAGATGAAAGGACTAGGATTGTCTTTAGGAAGGGTTGGGGAGTTTGCTGGTGCAAGTTGGCAACAGTGTAAGCACATTGCGTCAACGCTGTTGAGCTGTTCCGTTATTGAATGATGAAACATGGCTCAATGCTTCATCTCTGGATATGCCAATTCTAGGGTGTGGAACATGCTTCTAGAAAAATGCACAAggatttctggaagagtaacTTGAATGGATTTGTCTATCTCATGGTCATCTTGTTACATGCATTTCATGAAATAGGAGGCTACTGACTGGATTACAACTCATAatttttgaatgataaaaaatagcAGACtactaacaattttaaaatcagTGAAGTTCAGTAAAACTCTCATCAAACTTCTTATAATTCAGGTATACCACACAACagtaataatattttcaatatttcatatTACTGTTTGTGCTTTTACCTAATGCTACTGCCATTTAGCCATTTTCATGGTGTTTCCGCCTTGAGGTTGTTGAAACAGAGTCGACGGTACTCGCCTTCAAATGGTAATTAATAAGTATATATTCAAGCTTCCCAGAATGTAAAATTTTTCGGAATCAAAATGGACTACaaaaaggaagtatgctaagaaTATGGGGCTTCTTTTAATGCATCACCAATTTAATTAGAGCAGTGCTCCCCACTCTTGTGACACAGAGGGTCAATTGGATTATGATTGGCCTTTAATTCAAAGAAACAAATCATGTTATTCTTCACTCCATGACAATTGAGTACACCAATTTGTCCAGAAGAATTCAATTGGTTACACACTATAAACAGGTCATCTTCCTCCATGGGATCCACCTCCTATGTCAGATACTACTAGGGGCATACACCATTGAACCAACGATTGTTGCAAGAACTACAAGAACTAACTACACACAGTTTTGGAAGCAGGCTTACTAACCAACACCATTTCTCTCCACATTTGATCTGTTAATTTCTGAGTGCAAAATATACTTACACACAAACTCTTGAAGTCCATTTATTTTGAGCCAGTCTGAAAAGTTTCAGGCTCTTAACAGACAAGCACAATATCTATTAACAAACAATGAAATAGTATAATTTTTCAGATCCCAGAATTTTTGTAGCCACCTTTAGCATTACTCCGTGTAGTCTGAAATAATACTGTTTCTTGTTTGGGAAATAGCTGCCAGAGTGGGCCCATTGGATGGGCTCAAATTCACTTGACGCCCTTGGACAAGAAATCAGTTTCCACAACCAACACGGTAGCTCGAGCCAGCCTGTAGGTTCACATAATTTCAAGCAGTGAGTTGTTTCATTTGGGGTTCATTTTTGGATGTAGCACCTAGCACACATAAGTTGTCTGTACTTCCAGGCAATCCCAGTATTACAGAAGCTCTTGCAATTTGACTGTATTGTAAAGTTTTAATGCTTAGTGAAGAATAGCATAAGGGAGGAGGACATGCAATGGGCTTAGTAAAGACAAAGTGTAGTGCGCTGTAGGGTGATGGAACCATTCAGCCGGCCTTGGAGGACCACTGCAACTATAGACAAACCATTGCCCTGACGTCAGTTTCCAATGACAGTTATAAATGATGCATTTTCCTACCACCTAATTTCACTAGCTCCACAACTTTGTAGAGTAAGTTACTATGAATCACAAACCAACCAATTCTCTGAAAACGGCACAAGCTAaggatttttttcctttgaatttgTCCCCATTCTGACTTCAATAGAGGTCATAGTGCTTGAGTCGGTTAGCCATCCatccaaattcaaatattaatctTAAAACCAAGTTGATATCAGATTGATTTGTAAAAGGCTCTGTATTACTCTCTAAGGAGACAGGAACGGGAAGAAGATGAAAAGATCGAGCTTGTATAAATGTTGATGCTTAGAAGTTACGCTTAGTCTCCGGAAAGATGGCGTATCAAATTTGTAACCAGAAAGATTTTGCAATGGTAGTGGTTTCCAAACATAAACGTCAAAGTGTTGCTTCTgcacttcttcttctttccGAAATATGGTTCTGCTTCACACACTTAAACTTCaatcattcaaataaaaaacttaaaaaaagcAAGGTATGTTTTACAGGTTTTTGATACAAAAGTTGttttttgcaaataaatttgaggattttttattgttattattattgagaATGTTATGAATAATAGctgaaaatatatatagaaaatactCAGCAAACTTTTACATTTTGCGTATCTGCATAATAACTTTAGAGAGATTAAACAAAGAAATCCGGTTTTTGAACTTGAGTCATCgataaaattttgttcataaaataattaagaattgtttttaaaaattttctcaaaaactattcctttcctttccaAATAGACCTAAATCTTGGATGAAGAAGGGACAAAAAGGTGGGATGATTACATCATCAAATATTATGAAGTGATTTTATTGTATAATCAGTATTATGCAACAACATAAATAAAAGTGGAGGAACAGCAAAGATTTATGATGGATGGTATGGTTTTGAGAACATGTACAAGTGGGTTGTTTGGACCATGTTTCCTACGCACACATTATACACGCGTGGGTGTGGCATTccttttgtttgttctttttctttctaattgtGACTGCAACTGGGTATACTGTTGTGGCTTTtgttctctcttctctctcgcGACAATGGAAAGTGGAGTTCCCATGCTTAATTGTCTGTTGCAGCATGCATTGAGAGGCCTATGTTCTTGTTCAGATTCTTCCAACTCTTCAAAGTGGGTGTATGCAGTTTTCTGGAGGATCTTACCTCGGAACTACCCTCCACCAAAGTAAGAGAACCGGCACCAACTAGGgaatgaaagataaaaaagaatgaaagattTGGCTGATACaattcaaattacaaatgaagCTATTTAACGTACTTAGATCACATTGCATTTTTTCAGGTGGGATTATGGAGGGGGAGCTCTTGATCGCTGCAAAGGGAACAAGAGGAACTGGTATTCCATTAGAATTATGATAACCCATGTCTCATTTTGGTCTGcttttgagttttgaagtgGATTTTCTTTTCCAGGATTCTTGTTTGGGAAGATGGGTTTTGTGATTTCTATGAGTGTGAACGAGCCGGGGGCGAATACATGAAGGGCAGGTTTGGTGCTGATGTCTTCTTCAAAATGTCCCATGAGGTCTATAATTATGGTGAAGGGTAAGAATTTATGGCCAtccatttctttccttccattttctcTTGGTTGAATAGAAACTGTAGGAAGCCTTTGAAATTAACTGGTAAGTTTCTCATGGTACTTTTTGCAGATTAGTGGGAAAAGTTGCAGCAGACAACAGTCACAAATGGGTGTTCAGAGAAAGCCCAAATGAGAATGATCCTGGCTTCATCTCTTCATGGAATGTGTCAATTGACCCTGTAAGAAAAACACTGAAGTTTCCAGAATTCAATGCAAACATTAAGATTCATCCTTCAATTCTAACTTTCTCTTGAATTGGTGGTGTAAGCAGCAACCAAGAGCTTGGGAGTTCCAGTTCAATTCTGGCATTCAGGTTAGTTCCTTCACACATTCAAGAATAGAACCAGAAAAGAGAAATTTTCTACTACTATCATTTGAggattgttgttgttgttgtttttttttttttttctaattaactTCCTACAGACAATTGCCATCATTTCTGTACGAGAAGGTATCATTCAACTGGGCTCATTCGATAAGGTCTCCCCGCTTACCTCTCTGCATCTCTCTTCTTGATTACAACAACTCTTTAAGTGATGGTCTATGGGTTGTGCAGATGGTGGAAGATCTCAATCTGGTGATTAGCATACAGAGGAAATTCAGCTACCTCCAGAGCATACCTGGCATTTTCTCCATACAGAGACCATATCTACCCATCCAACAACCAAACGCCACTGAAACAAGTTTCTCACCAGAAGAAAAGTGCCAACTAGCCGGAGCAAAGAGACTGTACAGCGACAGACCCGGCGAGCCTCCCATCAAGTCCATCAACTTGGGCTGGAACAGCCCACAAAACGGTGTTGCGGGACCTGCCATTTGGTCTATCCCACCTCTTTTACCCACCATGTCTTGCAGTCTCGGAGCTCTGTTATCAAAGCTCCCTTCAGTTCTGCCATCCTACAACCACATTGAAGCTCATGACACAACTCTGCTTAGCAATAACAGCAACAGCAACATCAATAGCACAAGCCAGAGGTTGAAAGTTAATGGTGTTGGTGGgttaaatgaaattcaaattgcCGGTATAAAATTGGAATCATCCTGCCTGATGGACACAAATCAAGAAGAGAAACCCAGTCCACTGGATCCATGTTTAGGGTTGCGAGATGAATTAGGGTTTGGACGTGCAAGGGAGGGAGGTCGTGCTCTAAATCTCAATTAATTAGGAAAATCCAATTGTATTTATTGTGATAAACCAGATAATTTTAGCTAGTTGGCCTTTGAGTGTGTGGTCAGTTCCTTGCTCACTCAAGCACAAATGTATGCCCAACACTAATAAACTTACTGTATTAATATAACTGTATGATAATGAGATCTctcccctttttcctttttgttgagTTTGGGGCATGTTTCCATActcaaattaattcattaattttttacacTGAacataaaatcaaagaaataagTAACCTTTAGTATGGGTCTTTAGAATAAGATACTAGTTTCTGTATAATTCATTGAAAATGATAGGGGTGGGGATGTTGATGGGTCAGATCTTAACATGCACCCATGCTCCCTTATTCTACATTGGTTAAATGGTGATGGTTCTACCTAATAGACAAAGTTGCTATCTAGGTTTACGTGCACGTCTCTTGACTTGAACCGGAGAACATGAGGCAGGTCATTGAGCCAGACACAAACCCAATGCCATTTGGCCGGCTCTGCCAATGTTTGTTAGTATGGTAGAGACAAACACGATGATCAATGTTTTATATCTGACCTTCTACCGTGAGATTCTTGAAGATCATAGTTTGGAAGGAAAAGGGTGGCGAAGAAACAGTGTCTTTGTCCGTCCAGTTTGCAAACAAAACAACAGCCGTAGTTATTGCAAAAGCATAGAGCGTCCACTCATAACTTCTTTGAAGAATGAGGTGCAGTGGCAGGTAGGGGTTTAACTCCGGTAGCCTGTCCCTTGAGAAATGTTGGGCCACTTGTATGTGTACTGGTCCCGGCCGAAAATCAAGGACAAAGATAATTGAGGTTTGGGACAAGTTGAGGAACCCGACATTTGGTATCTAGCCCTACACAATGGCCGGTCCCCAGCCTCATATTCTTGatctttttctctttggttGGTGACGCTCAAAGCTTAAATCAGTTGTAATTTATGGGATCAGGCATTGATGTGGCTCCCCTTGGTTAGAAGAATGTAACATCACTTATCAACCATCCGTTGAGTTACAATTATTGGATAAAGGAAAATGCCAAGTAATCGTAATGACAcctataaaacaaaatatctaaaCCGTTGAATATGTATGATAGGATTTAAGTCATCgaaaaagttataaacaaatagGATTAAAATGTAAACAATGAAACCTAAAAATATATAGGTAATATCATTTGATTAATTGCCTCATTTCAATAGATACCGAAAAAACATATTTCTACATGATAACTAGACCCTAAATAATTCATCAGGTTTACCTTgaattactttcttttttaggACTTTGTGAGTGGTTCATTGTAATAGCAGCATTTCCCAAAGACCTCACCTAAATCCAACTAGAAAGAAGACCAACTTATGATCTCACCTAATTATTGATTGTGATCAAccaattttggaattttcttttttatatttatttggagTGGCATACCTCCGGAAAGATTTGTGAACAACCCAAGAATGTGTAATTATTTTGGGTTGCCAAGGGGAATAAGAAAAAGGTTCTGACTGTGAGAAGGGTAGCAACTTGTAGAAAAAGACTCATTAAACGAAGAAACACAACTATAGGAAATCTATGTTATTATTTATGGGAACCCACAACCAGATTTCCTATCAATTTAGGTTAAAAAGACTGTAAAACTTCCTGAACAAATCTCCTGAGAAATCTTCTCACTATCTTGAGTATCCAGACATCAAAAATTGATTCATTTGctataaaataatttggaaagtaattccttttcatttttgttcccCACCCATgctaaatttcaaaaatcacaGTTCAATCAAAATTAAGCTTGAaagagcaaaaaataaaaagggatcTGGGAAGTCAAAATCCCATTAGATGTTCATTTTGAAACCCATATGATCCTAGGTCAAATGCTAAATCATTTCCCCTATCTTCATTTCATCCCcccttttattttgtttaaaccACCGATTCACCGAAGCATTATCATTGTTCGTACAAAAGAGCATTGAAATGGAAGAATATGTGAAACGTGTCGTCCTTTGTATGCCATCCCATGGTggtttacttttccttttcctctttcttcctttctttccttcctttttcttttttccagtAAAGTAATTATTTAACAACGCGGAACACCAGACACTGACCCACCAGAAAAATCATTGATATGTGGTTTTCCACAAGCATAAAGTTTGGATCAATGAGATGGTGATGGTGGGTGGGGATCGGCCATTTTCAGACAGGGTCTCTGATATTTTGTGTACACAGAGAGGCTAGTATAGCGTGAGGACCCAGTTGCCAATTGTATTCTAGTCCTGCCACCCTCACTCTCATCAAAAGCcattaagttttttttcctcttcaaaTTTTGGCAGACGGATTTGTCCAAGCCCCAACCAACAATTCAAAAATAGATGTACATAACCCAACTCCACCTGTATAAATACCAACCAAACTTAATACTCAGTGGTGGAAATAGAGATCATTTTAGTGAGCTTTAATCGCCTTCTTAACACATTCAACCATATAGTGATGCAGGCTTGGATCAAATGGATCAAGTTTGACTTGAATATTGGCATCTTTCTGGAAACAGGACCACATGTTAAGTGGAAGTATTTGCCATCCTTTGTAAGCAATTCTGAAATCAACTATAGAGGGCGGtataagaaaatatcatatGGGTGGGTGATGATATTTGATTGAGGCAGCCGAGAAAATAGCACAGAAGGTAGGTGacacatttgattttcttaaaagtttcctCTACCTGCCTTTAAACCTTTGGTGGTCTGATAATTTGTAGGTGTCCCGTATTTGTCACGGAACTTAAAAGTCAAATGTGTTTCCTAACCCTAGAAAGATGGCTTCCCAGATGACCAGGCACACAAAAATAAGTTGTCTTtcagtttattaaaaatatatatatatttatttattgaaaatgtaaTTATAAGTCTGGTcacaaaaagaaatgaagaccATCATCTTGTGTGCACTtcacaattgaaaatatatatattaataaaaaaataatatttttaagggcTAAGACCGTCAAACATAATATTTCAAATCTCcctataaattattaaattaaaaaaaaaattctaaatacaGTGTTTCCCAATTCATATAAATAAAGCTAATTTAAGAACTTTCAAGAAAATTATATTCTAAGTTTCTTCAAATCTTTATATGGGACTTTATTGAATTAAAGTCAAAATCTATAGAACCTCAAATTTCAAGTTTTAAGATCAAAATCTTTTCGAGATGAAGTTATTCAAGGCCTTTGGCATTGTTAAATCATGCTAAAACTCAGTCATACAAAAGCCCAAATCAGATTAAATCTCTCTATTTCTAAGACACATTAAGGCCCAAGTCAAGTTAAGTTCCAAATCAAGTTAAAATTCAAGTCATATTaaggtgttgtttgtttttttacttaattctaaataaaactttaatgtttaatagtgttaaattaggttatttgtttttgtagtatcttatttctattaagtattaaaaagtaaagaaaaatcaatatgttattttttctatttaaaaaaaaactacatattttaactttttctatttagtaaaaagtttataataagtcatgaaaaaatagaaaaacaaataatctaaattctgaaaacaaattgttttaagcaaaaagtcaaaaaaacaaacaccacctaagacttggtaagtgtttgataaactgacttaataatttaaagtgacttagtaatttaatttaagttatcaagtaaattaaatatatttggtaa contains the following coding sequences:
- the LOC100267842 gene encoding uncharacterized protein LOC100267842; translation: MESGVPMLNCLLQHALRGLCSCSDSSNSSKWVYAVFWRILPRNYPPPKWDYGGGALDRCKGNKRNWILVWEDGFCDFYECERAGGEYMKGRFGADVFFKMSHEVYNYGEGLVGKVAADNSHKWVFRESPNENDPGFISSWNVSIDPQPRAWEFQFNSGIQTIAIISVREGIIQLGSFDKMVEDLNLVISIQRKFSYLQSIPGIFSIQRPYLPIQQPNATETSFSPEEKCQLAGAKRLYSDRPGEPPIKSINLGWNSPQNGVAGPAIWSIPPLLPTMSCSLGALLSKLPSVLPSYNHIEAHDTTLLSNNSNSNINSTSQRLKVNGVGGLNEIQIAGIKLESSCLMDTNQEEKPSPLDPCLGLRDELGFGRAREGGRALNLN